In the genome of Primulina eburnea isolate SZY01 chromosome 13, ASM2296580v1, whole genome shotgun sequence, the window TAGCGGAGAATTGCTTTAGCCTCGACAGAACAGCTGATCCCAGAGGTTTGTCTGGTGCAACTTTGTCATCCACAATCCAAGGATGGCCTGTTAAAAACTCGGAATACAATTGTTACCGTTCGATTGGTGGATATGCCAGCGGCACAGGCTCAAGCTTGAGTAGTTCGTCAGCCAAAAATCAATTCTAGCTTGAGTGACATATTAAGTTTCGCTTAGATGTaactttttgaatatttttaaaatataactgaaatgTTTATTTTGCTTCTCATCTGCTTATTGCATAAAGTTCGCATCTTGacatttattttttaagaaagAATCCAGTCATGCATTTTAGCCACTCTCTTGTCTAATCTTGGGCTCAATCAGTGCTAAAAGAATTAATGCTGCTGAACTCGAATCTTGAGCTCGGTTGCAGCCATTGAAAAGAAGAGCACTGCATAATGAATTAACTCACATAGGACTTCATGAGCAGTGATGCGGCTTCTTGGATCTCTTTGAAGCATCTTTCTTATCAGATCCTTTGCACTGTCTGAAATCTGAGGCCATGGATCTGATTCAAAGTCTATTTTACCTTTCAATATCTGTTTGAATATTCGATTATCCGTTTCtgtaaagtttaaaaataatatacatatatatcaaattctgaaaaaaattataatagacTCATGAAATGTTAACAATTTGAATGCATACCTCCCCAGAAAGGTGGAGCCCCGCATAACAATATATATAGGATCACGCCAGCACTCCAGACGTCGATTTCGGGTCCATAATGTTTATGCAATACTTCAGGAGCAACGTAGTAGGGACTTCCAACGACATCAGTTAGACATTGCCCTGAAAACATGAAAAGATATATATTGTGACATGAATATTGtataataaaattgaaaatagcAAAGAGCtacattatttttaaattgattctAAATATGAAACCAAGTCGAGATTATTATCTGATAAAAGATTTTCTTAGAACTCGTATCATCACCAGCAAATGAAATCCAAACAAACAATGCAGATTTCAACCCACTAAATGAATCTGTAATATTAATTCAAACCAATATCTTGAGAGTATAAAATAAGCTGATGCTTGAACTGAAATTCCTTGATTCATCGTACCGGGCTTGTAAAAAACAGACAACCCGAAATCCGTGGCCTTAAGCTTAGCATCCTCATCCGGCGTATCGAACAGAAAATTCTCCGGTTTCAGATCTCTATGCATCACCCCAAGCGAATGGCAAGCCTCCACCACTCCCACTATGGTCTTCATCAGCTGCACTGCCTTCTTCTCGCTGTAATGCCCCTTCTGCACAATCCGATCAAAGAGCTCGCCACCGCCGCACAGCTCCATCACCAAATGCACGAACACATTGTCCTCATAAGTCCCTTTTATCCTCACCACATTCGCCTGCTCGGACAGATGGTGCATTATCTGAATCTCTCGCCATACGTCATCGTAATCTTCCTGGCACAGAAGCTTGCGTTTCGGGATCGATTTGCAGGCGTACTCGATGCCGGTGGCCTTTTCTGCGCAGTGGTAGGTGGTGCCGAACTGGCCTTGGCCCAGTTTCTTGCCGAGATTGTAATGGTCTCGAAGTCTTGGGGTCTGGTAGGGAAGAACTGATATCGAGGGCTTGGAAGATGATCCTCCTGAAGATTGATTGTTCATAATTTCTTTCCGGATTTTCTTTTTCCCGTCCTTTGATTTCCTTTCGAAGAAATTTTTCAGTTTTTGTTGTATTTCACCATTGTGGTAGTTTATGGAAGCTGTGGAGTTTTGGTCGGGAAATAACGAACTTCTGGTTCATTGGTCCACACTATTTCGGGGATTAGCGTTGAATTTGGATCGTTTATTGATGTTTCAagttatattttaataatctcacactcacacacacacacacacacacacacatatatataatatattatatatatcataattaaagttaaaatcGGTAGAGCTAATTATGGTAAATCTAATATTTATCTTTCCATCTTTctcttatttaaataattaataactttcatttttaaattttttgaaaaacataCTCCCTTCTTTTTTTATGAACCATAACACAACTACATACTTTTTCTGTATGATTGAATTATCATTATAGTTGTATTTCTGTTCAATCcatcaaacttttttttttttttttgcagtgTCTGATTGAAGCAAAAAAATTTGCAATCCCTAACTCCCAATTGTTTTCTTGATGAAATTTACTACAAAACATTAAAAATCGGATactgatatatgatatttgcGCATAGTATTTCAAATTTGACACTAACATATTATTATTTAGTACTCGAAcatgcataaaaaatattatttcatatatgataatgatatatgatttttttagtaCCTAAACATATATAacaattattgatattaatgacTAGTTTATTTTTCAGATGAAATTcgatacaaaatattaaaaatatattattaatatatgatattttagtaTCAATTATTTCAGatctgatattaatatatgatatttgagcaCACAAACAAATGTATCAAGTGTTGATATTAatatagaaattttattttttatatcaaatttaAACAGTTAGTACTCAAATATTAtattggcaaaaatttgtgcaaGATAGTCTCACGAGTTGTATTTGTGATACTgatctattatttgggtcatccattaaaaaatattaatttttatgctaggagtattactttttattgtgaatatcggtaggattgaaccgtctcacagattaagatccgtgatacggtctcacatgagactcactctattaTATATTAGTTCTAGGTTTTAAGATTGTCTAGAATTTCATCCGAAAAACACATGTGCGTCTTAATAATGTAGAAATATTTTTGTGTAAATTTTTTGTGTGATTTAGATAgagcaatttttattttttttttatacgaCATAGACTTAGCAGAAATACAAATATGTATATGTGTGTGGGAATTTAAAAGCATGTCCGACTTGAATCATGGATATGTGGATGGGCCAGATAGTAGATGCGTATAGGAGTTGGTTCTTGATTTAATCGGCCCACATGTTTTTTTGTATCCAAATGgaaatattgatccaaatgtaAGCCCATAACGCTGAGACACCAGCTCTCCTTGAATGAACAATTTCTGTACGGTCGTCTATCAGATATTCTGAAATTTTCCTCGAAAAATGCCGCCGAACAAACCCTCCCGGAGATTCTCATTCTTCGGATTTGCAGCAGACTCCTATTCCGCCGGAGAAACTTCCAATAGATCTGATCTGCCGCTACCGCTGCTGAAATTGGAGACCGACAGACAAGTTTACAGACCCGGTGATCTGGTCACCATCACGATCGAGATCAAAAACCAAACTAATTTGTGGTCTCTTTTGATCGAAAAGCTCAGCTTTGAGATGAAAGGGATCGAGAAATTGGATACCCAGTGGTTCAGCACTCCCAAGCTTAGTCATGACTCTAAGCAGCGCCGtggtaattttgaatttatagtATTATGTACTGTCTCATCTAGCCTAATTTTAATTGAAATTTTTGCAATGTACTTTCTTGCTGGCCTGGATGTTGCCAACTTTGAATGATTGAGTGGTGATTAACTATGTACCGAATGCAAATAGAACGTACTACAAGGTTCCATCATAAGGATACTGGGAAAAGTAATATTCATAGTATGATAGAGAGCAGAATACTTTTTATACTAACATAAGATTAGGCGATAAGGAGGTGTAATGCTCTCGATCATTTGTAATTCATGTTATTTTTTGCAGATCAGAATCGGGGGTTGAGATTTCAATCCATGAAGatataattttgtgccaagttaataATTGTTAGTGCTGTTCACGAGTTTCATTGCGTTAGAGTGGTATCTCTTATTTCTTCACTAAAAATTGgtgatattaaattatttaaatcttAGAGGAAgtaaagtaacataaaataaaataaattaaaagcaGCTCTTAAAAGTTACCAGTCTCTTGTTGTGACAAAACGATAGAGGTTCCCTCCCCACTTTGTGGGTGATATACTTGCAATTAACCTGTCACTTCATATTTATCTTGAATATATCTGCAGGTTGTACGTTAAATCACTAGCTGAGATTCCTCTCCCCTACTTGCAATATAATATTGTCCATTTTCCATTTCCATAGGAAAAACAAAGCGAGTGGGATATCTATAGAAAACTAAGTGTGTAAAGAACATGATAAAGAAGAGCTAAGACGTTCTGCATGATGAGCTAGAATGTAATTATATGTCATGTCCTTCTCAGGTGAATACGTTTTCATGGATTGCTCCACTTTCACATTAGTTTCAAATCAAATCCTTTCCGGTGGGGCCACTAAAACTTGTAAGCACTAGTGAACTTTGTTGAATATTGCTCTTTCTTGCTCATCTACAATCCCAGGGTTTTCGTTTCTCATGTGGTTCTAGCTTTTGTTGAATTTAAAATGTTTTATGGTTGCAGATATGGTGCGCACACTTTTACCAAGCATTTCACCTCCATCCTATAGAGGAGCAACTATCCGTTATCTGTACTATGTTAGGAGTACGTTGTCTGGACAGTATATAATTTTGGATAATGGACCCTCTCATGGAGAGTCAATACAAGACTTTTCTGAAATGGTGTGCTTTATCTCTGTGTTTTGTTCTTTGTAAATTAAGGGATCAGTTTATTGGTTGAACCTCCTTGAATAATTCCATGCTTTTGTTGCCAGTAAAATTCTTGCATGATATTGGGCATGAGGCTCACTGCTAAGTTTCCTGTGCTCAGTTTCTGATAGGAAATTCCTCCCCACGCTTAGTTGAATGCATTAACCTTGTTGCTTCATTTACTGATAATAATTTCTTTCAACATATCCTTCTACTTTTTGTCAAATTGTACAAATGTaggaaaaacaaattattgcATTTTGTAACTCATAATATGTATCTCTCCATATGTTTTTTAAGGTTTTATATTTTTCCCAATTGCCACTATGTTACCTGATTAAGATTGTATTTCATTAATTTTCATGTTTAATTTTCTCCTTAGCATTTTATACAAGTGTCTAATAATTGAATAATTATTGCTCTTTCTGATTGTTAAAGGTTTTTTCATTTCTTTCAACCAAGGTGCATCTACTTAC includes:
- the LOC140808718 gene encoding calcium-dependent protein kinase 11-like; this translates as MNNQSSGGSSSKPSISVLPYQTPRLRDHYNLGKKLGQGQFGTTYHCAEKATGIEYACKSIPKRKLLCQEDYDDVWREIQIMHHLSEQANVVRIKGTYEDNVFVHLVMELCGGGELFDRIVQKGHYSEKKAVQLMKTIVGVVEACHSLGVMHRDLKPENFLFDTPDEDAKLKATDFGLSVFYKPGQCLTDVVGSPYYVAPEVLHKHYGPEIDVWSAGVILYILLCGAPPFWGETDNRIFKQILKGKIDFESDPWPQISDSAKDLIRKMLQRDPRSRITAHEVLCHPWIVDDKVAPDKPLGSAVLSRLKQFSAMNKLKKMALRVIAERLSEEEIGGLRQLFKMIDTDNSGTITFEELKQGLKRVGSELMESEIKALMNAADIDNSGTIDYGEFLAATLHLNKMEREENLLAAFSFFDKDGSGYITIDELQQACKDFGLHDVHLGDMIQEIDIDNDGRIDYGEFATMMRKGDAGKGGRTMRGNLNFNLAEALEGKAKVED